One window of Bacteroides sp. AN502(2024) genomic DNA carries:
- a CDS encoding HAD family hydrolase, with translation MENKGIKNLLIDLGGVLINLDRQRCMENFRKLGVPNVDDLLDIRHPDGILMQQEKGLITAAEFRDGVRKMIGKAVSDGQIDAAWNSFLVDIPTQKLDLLLKLREKYVVYLLSNTNPIHWEWACAHLFPYRTFKAEDYFEKAFLSFEMKMAKPEPEIFQAVIADTGIEPEETLFIDDSEINCQTARNVGISTYTAKAGEDWSHLFNLQ, from the coding sequence ATGGAAAATAAAGGAATCAAAAACCTGCTGATCGATTTGGGGGGTGTGCTGATCAATCTCGACCGGCAACGTTGCATGGAGAACTTCCGGAAGCTGGGGGTCCCCAACGTGGACGACTTGCTGGATATCCGGCATCCGGACGGAATCCTGATGCAACAGGAGAAAGGATTGATTACAGCTGCCGAATTCCGCGACGGAGTTCGTAAAATGATAGGCAAAGCCGTTAGCGACGGGCAGATAGATGCAGCCTGGAATAGTTTTCTGGTAGACATACCCACCCAAAAGCTTGATTTATTATTAAAATTACGCGAGAAATATGTCGTCTACTTATTGAGCAATACCAACCCGATTCATTGGGAATGGGCATGCGCTCATTTGTTTCCTTACCGCACCTTTAAGGCGGAAGATTATTTTGAAAAGGCATTCCTCTCTTTTGAAATGAAAATGGCCAAGCCGGAACCGGAGATCTTCCAGGCTGTCATAGCCGACACTGGCATCGAACCGGAAGAGACCCTCTTTATCGATGATTCTGAAATCAACTGTCAAACAGCCCGGAATGTAGGAATCTCCACCTATACGGCGAAAGCGGGCGAAGACTGGAGCCATCTGTTTAACCTTCAATAA
- a CDS encoding nucleoside kinase codes for MKQMLQICCKNNNISKEFPIGSSLLDIYYGFNLNFPYQVVSAKVNNRSEGLNFKVYSNKDVEFLDVRDPSGMRTYVRSLCFVLFKAVTELFPEGKLFVEHPVSKGYFCNLRMGRPIELEDVRRIKQRMQEIIAEDIPYHRMECHTAEAVRIFSERGMNDKVKLLETSGSLYTYYYTLGDTVDFYYGNLLPSTGYLHLFDIVKYYDGLLLRIPSRENPNVLEEVVKQEKMLDVFKEYLNWSYIMGLNNAGDVNLACEEGHATDLINVAEALQEKKIAQIADTIFHRGENGNRIKLVLIAGPSSSGKTTFSKRLSIQLMTNGLKPFPISLDNYFVDREETPLDENGNYDYESLYALDLELFNQQLQALLRGEEVELPRFNFSLGKKEYKGDKLKIEDNTILILEGIHALNPELTPHIPAERKFKIYVSALTTISLDDHNWIPTTDNRLLRRIIRDFNYRGYSARETISRWPSVRAGEDKWIFPYQENADVMFNSALLFEFAVLRLHAEPILMGVPRNCPEYGEAYRLLKFIRYFVPVQDKEIPPTSLLREFLGGSSFKY; via the coding sequence ATGAAACAGATGTTACAAATATGCTGCAAAAATAACAATATTTCCAAAGAATTCCCTATCGGAAGTTCACTTTTGGATATTTATTATGGTTTTAATCTTAATTTTCCTTATCAGGTAGTGAGTGCCAAGGTCAACAATCGCTCCGAGGGACTTAATTTTAAGGTATATAGCAATAAGGATGTGGAGTTTCTGGATGTGAGAGACCCCTCCGGTATGCGCACGTATGTCCGTTCGCTCTGTTTTGTCTTGTTTAAAGCGGTTACGGAGCTGTTTCCCGAAGGAAAATTGTTTGTGGAACATCCTGTGTCGAAAGGCTATTTCTGCAATTTGCGGATGGGACGCCCCATCGAGCTGGAGGATGTGAGGCGCATCAAGCAACGGATGCAGGAGATCATTGCGGAAGATATTCCTTATCACCGCATGGAATGTCATACGGCGGAAGCGGTGCGGATCTTCAGTGAGCGGGGGATGAATGATAAAGTGAAATTATTGGAAACTTCCGGTTCTCTTTATACCTATTATTATACGTTGGGCGATACGGTTGATTTTTATTATGGCAATCTGCTGCCCAGTACCGGATATCTTCATCTGTTCGATATCGTAAAGTATTACGACGGGCTGTTGCTCCGGATTCCGAGCCGCGAAAACCCGAATGTGCTCGAAGAGGTGGTGAAGCAGGAGAAGATGTTGGATGTCTTTAAGGAGTATCTGAACTGGAGCTATATCATGGGACTCAATAATGCCGGAGATGTTAACCTGGCCTGTGAGGAAGGACATGCCACCGATCTGATTAATGTGGCGGAAGCCTTGCAGGAGAAAAAGATAGCGCAGATAGCCGATACGATCTTCCATCGTGGAGAAAATGGCAACCGGATCAAACTGGTTCTGATTGCCGGACCCTCTTCTTCGGGAAAGACCACTTTCAGCAAACGGCTTTCGATTCAGCTGATGACCAATGGGTTGAAGCCGTTCCCGATCTCTTTGGACAATTATTTCGTTGACCGCGAAGAAACCCCCTTGGATGAGAACGGAAACTATGATTACGAATCACTCTATGCGCTCGATCTGGAATTGTTCAATCAACAGTTGCAGGCGCTTCTCCGTGGCGAAGAGGTGGAACTGCCCCGGTTTAATTTCTCTCTTGGCAAGAAGGAATATAAAGGTGACAAACTGAAAATAGAGGACAATACCATCCTGATTCTGGAGGGTATCCATGCCTTGAATCCCGAACTGACACCGCATATACCGGCCGAACGGAAATTCAAGATTTACGTTTCGGCATTAACCACCATCTCGTTGGACGATCACAACTGGATTCCGACTACGGACAACCGTTTGCTGCGCCGCATTATCCGCGACTTTAATTATCGGGGATACTCTGCACGTGAGACCATATCACGCTGGCCCAGTGTGCGTGCCGGCGAAGATAAATGGATCTTTCCTTATCAAGAGAATGCCGATGTCATGTTCAATTCTGCACTGCTCTTTGAATTTGCCGTACTGCGTTTGCATGCCGAACCTATTCTGATGGGGGTTCCGCGTAACTGTCCTGAATATGGTGAGGCCTACCGGTTACTGAAGTTTATCAGATATTTCGTCCCGGTGCAGGATAAGGAGATTCCGCCTACCTCCTTACTGCGTGAGTTTCTGGGAGGAAGCAGCTTTAAATATTAA
- the ribF gene encoding riboflavin biosynthesis protein RibF produces MQIIRDTPATPLEPCVATIGFFDGVHAGHRYLIRQVKEIAVTKGVRSALVTFPVHPRKVMNAKYRPELLTTPEEKTSLLADIGVDYCLLLDFTPEISRLTAREFMTRLLKERYRVTYLVIGYDHRFGHNRSEGFEDYVRYGKEIGMEVIRAQAYTGHIAGGNEPDVPISSSLIRQLLLEGKVDRAAHCLKYEYFLDGRVVGGYQVGRKIGFPTANLRVDDPDKLVPADGVYAVWVTLDGKTYMGMLNIGVRPTIDNGPDRTIEVNILHFHSDIYDKFIRLTFVKRIRPELKLSGIDELITQLHKDAEETETILKNRFLCKSHL; encoded by the coding sequence ATGCAGATTATACGTGACACACCGGCAACGCCCCTCGAACCCTGCGTAGCTACCATCGGTTTCTTCGACGGGGTGCATGCAGGACATCGCTATCTGATTCGGCAAGTGAAGGAGATAGCCGTCACGAAAGGTGTACGCTCTGCATTGGTAACCTTTCCGGTTCATCCCCGAAAAGTGATGAATGCCAAGTATCGTCCGGAACTGCTGACTACTCCCGAAGAGAAAACGAGCCTGCTTGCAGACATCGGGGTAGATTACTGCCTGCTGCTCGACTTCACTCCCGAAATTTCCCGGCTCACCGCCCGTGAGTTTATGACGCGGCTCTTAAAAGAGCGTTATCGGGTCACATATCTGGTGATCGGCTATGACCATCGGTTCGGACACAACCGCAGCGAAGGCTTCGAAGATTATGTGCGTTATGGGAAAGAAATTGGCATGGAGGTGATTCGCGCACAAGCGTATACCGGCCATATAGCCGGGGGGAATGAGCCCGACGTTCCGATAAGCTCTTCCCTGATCCGACAACTTCTTCTGGAGGGAAAGGTTGATAGGGCCGCCCATTGTCTGAAATATGAGTATTTCCTTGACGGAAGGGTAGTGGGTGGCTATCAGGTAGGCAGAAAAATAGGTTTCCCGACAGCCAATCTACGAGTGGATGATCCCGACAAACTGGTTCCTGCCGATGGCGTATATGCCGTATGGGTGACACTGGATGGAAAAACGTATATGGGGATGCTGAATATAGGTGTCCGCCCAACGATCGACAACGGACCGGACCGGACCATCGAGGTGAATATCCTCCACTTTCATTCCGACATCTATGATAAATTCATCCGGCTTACGTTTGTCAAACGGATACGCCCCGAACTGAAATTATCCGGTATCGACGAGTTAATTACACAGCTCCATAAGGATGCTGAAGAGACAGAAACAATTCTTAAAAACAGATTCTTATGCAAAAGCCATTTATGA
- a CDS encoding M28 family peptidase, with product MRKKTMIVLMSAFLLLSAFSCGGGNKVNRMSEQNEETVVNVPHFDADSAYLYVKNQVDFGPRVPNTQEHVACGNYLAGQLETFGAQVINQYADLIAYDGTLLKARNIIGSYKPESKKRIALFAHWDTRPWADNDPDEKNHKTPILGANDGASGVGVLLEIARLVNRQQPELGVDIILLDAEDYGAPQFYTGQHKEEFWCLGSQYWARNPHVQGYNARWGILLDMVGGKGSVFMKEGYSEEFAPDINKKVWKAAKKAGYGKTFMDGNGGFVTDDHLFINRLARIKTIDIIPYNQEGDFTPTWHTVDDDMEHIDKNTLKAVGQTVLDVIYHEK from the coding sequence ATGAGAAAGAAAACTATGATCGTATTAATGAGTGCCTTTTTGTTATTATCAGCATTCTCTTGCGGTGGCGGTAACAAGGTAAACCGTATGAGTGAACAAAATGAAGAAACTGTGGTGAATGTACCTCATTTTGATGCGGATAGTGCTTATTTGTATGTAAAGAACCAGGTGGATTTCGGACCTCGTGTTCCCAATACCCAAGAACATGTTGCCTGTGGTAATTATCTTGCCGGTCAGCTGGAGACTTTCGGGGCACAAGTGATTAATCAATATGCCGATTTGATTGCTTATGACGGGACGTTGTTGAAAGCGAGAAACATTATCGGTTCTTATAAGCCGGAAAGTAAAAAAAGAATCGCCCTGTTCGCACATTGGGATACACGTCCATGGGCGGATAACGATCCGGACGAGAAGAATCATAAAACTCCGATTCTGGGCGCGAATGATGGTGCCAGTGGCGTGGGAGTGTTGCTCGAAATAGCCCGTCTGGTCAATCGGCAACAACCGGAATTGGGGGTTGACATCATTCTCTTGGATGCCGAGGATTATGGTGCGCCACAGTTTTACACGGGGCAGCATAAGGAGGAGTTCTGGTGTCTGGGATCGCAGTATTGGGCACGTAATCCTCATGTACAAGGATATAATGCACGTTGGGGCATCCTGCTCGATATGGTAGGAGGTAAAGGCAGCGTGTTTATGAAAGAAGGATATTCGGAAGAATTTGCTCCGGACATCAATAAGAAGGTCTGGAAAGCAGCAAAGAAGGCAGGTTACGGAAAGACTTTCATGGATGGAAACGGAGGATTTGTAACGGACGACCATTTGTTCATCAATCGTCTGGCACGTATAAAAACGATTGATATCATTCCATACAATCAGGAAGGTGACTTTACCCCGACATGGCATACAGTCGATGACGATATGGAACATATTGATAAGAACACGTTGAAGGCAGTGGGACAGACGGTATTGGACGTGATTTACCATGAGAAATGA
- a CDS encoding SufE family protein, translated as MSINELQDEVIAEFSDFDDWMDRYQLLIDLGNEQEPLEEKYKTEQNLIEGCQSRVWLQADEVDGRIVFKAESDALIVKGIIALLIKVLSGHTPDEILNADLYFIDKIGLKEHLSPTRSNGLLSMVKQIRMYALAFKAKGGAV; from the coding sequence ATGTCAATTAATGAACTACAAGACGAAGTGATTGCGGAATTCAGCGACTTCGACGATTGGATGGACCGTTATCAATTACTTATTGATCTGGGAAATGAGCAGGAACCACTTGAAGAGAAATATAAGACGGAACAAAATTTGATTGAAGGATGCCAGAGTAGAGTATGGCTTCAGGCAGATGAGGTGGATGGCCGGATTGTTTTTAAAGCGGAAAGCGATGCTTTGATTGTAAAGGGAATTATTGCCTTGTTGATTAAAGTACTTTCGGGACATACTCCTGATGAAATCTTGAATGCAGATCTTTATTTTATAGACAAGATCGGGCTGAAAGAGCATCTGTCGCCAACGCGCAGCAACGGTTTGCTGTCGATGGTAAAACAAATACGAATGTATGCATTGGCATTCAAAGCGAAAGGAGGGGCTGTCTGA
- a CDS encoding lysostaphin resistance A-like protein: protein MKTAIKLVLIYLLIAQIIAPILMMIPCTIYLWATTGNLDRVVLTQMVLIPAQLAGQIMMGVYLWKAGYISKQRETWLPVSGPYLVCSAIAILTCGFVVSSLMSLLDWIPNIMKQSFDILQSGWGGILAIAVVGPVLEELLFRGAITRALLQQYNPTRAILISALLFGVFHINPAQILPAFLIGILLAWTYYRTDSLIPCTFMHILNNSLAVYLSIRYPEAENMDDLMSGTPYLITLFGSILLFIGVIQMMHRLTSPKRA from the coding sequence ATGAAAACAGCGATCAAATTAGTATTGATATACCTTCTCATTGCGCAGATCATTGCTCCGATCCTGATGATGATTCCCTGCACAATCTATTTGTGGGCCACCACGGGAAATCTGGATAGAGTCGTTCTGACGCAAATGGTCCTGATTCCGGCACAGCTCGCCGGTCAGATCATGATGGGTGTTTATCTATGGAAAGCCGGTTATATCAGTAAACAGAGGGAGACATGGTTACCCGTATCGGGCCCTTATCTGGTTTGCAGTGCCATCGCCATCCTCACTTGCGGATTTGTAGTCTCCTCACTCATGAGTCTGTTGGATTGGATTCCCAATATCATGAAACAATCTTTCGACATTCTCCAATCCGGCTGGGGCGGTATTCTTGCAATAGCTGTCGTAGGACCCGTACTTGAAGAGTTGTTATTCCGCGGAGCCATCACCCGGGCCTTACTTCAACAATACAATCCGACCCGGGCCATTCTGATTTCCGCACTTCTGTTCGGTGTCTTTCATATAAATCCCGCCCAAATCCTTCCGGCATTTCTGATCGGTATCCTGCTGGCATGGACTTATTACCGGACAGACAGCCTGATACCTTGCACATTCATGCATATACTAAACAACTCATTGGCAGTGTATCTTAGCATCCGATATCCCGAAGCAGAAAACATGGACGATCTGATGAGCGGTACCCCCTATCTCATCACCCTATTCGGGTCGATCCTCCTGTTTATCGGTGTCATACAGATGATGCACCGTCTGACTTCCCCCAAACGGGCATAA
- a CDS encoding Na/Pi cotransporter family protein gives MEYSFYDFLKLIGSLGLFLYGMKIMSEGLQKVAGDRLRSILTAMTTNRVTGVLTGVLITALIQSSSATTVMVVSFVNAGLLTLAESISVIMGANIGTTVTAWIISIFGFKVDMAAFALPLLAIALPLIFSGKSNRKSIGEFIFGFSFLFMGLSYLKANAPDLNANPEMLAFVQNYTDMGFFSIILFMLIGTILTMIVQASAATMAITLIMCANGWISLELGAALVLGENIGTTITANLAALTANTQAKRAALAHFVFNVFGVMWVLIVFHPFMELVNWVVDSFFPSNNPEVAISYKLSAFHSIFNICNVCILIWAVKLIERTVCALIHPKEEDEEPRLRFITGGMLSTAELSILQARKEIHLFAERTHRMFGMVQDLLHTEKDDDFNKLFSRIEKYENISDNMELEIANYLNQVSEGRLSSESKLQIRAMLREVTEIESIGDSCYNLARTINRKRQTNLDFIEKQYEHIHFMMKLTNDALTQMIAVVEKTEHQSIDINKSFNLENEINNYRNQLKNQNILDVNNKEYDYQMGVYYMDIIAECEKLGDYVVNVVEASSDVKEKKVS, from the coding sequence ATGGAATATTCTTTTTATGATTTTTTAAAGCTCATAGGTTCATTAGGACTCTTCCTCTACGGAATGAAGATCATGAGCGAGGGCTTACAAAAGGTCGCGGGTGACAGATTGCGAAGCATTCTAACGGCAATGACCACCAACCGGGTAACGGGAGTTCTAACAGGAGTGTTGATTACAGCCCTTATCCAGTCTTCTTCGGCAACAACGGTGATGGTCGTCAGTTTCGTGAACGCCGGGCTACTTACACTTGCCGAATCCATCAGCGTGATTATGGGTGCCAATATCGGTACTACCGTCACTGCCTGGATCATTTCCATTTTCGGATTTAAGGTTGACATGGCCGCCTTCGCCCTCCCCCTCCTGGCCATCGCCCTTCCACTGATCTTCTCCGGCAAGAGCAACCGCAAATCCATCGGTGAATTCATTTTCGGTTTTTCGTTCCTTTTCATGGGGCTTTCTTATCTGAAAGCAAATGCACCCGACCTGAATGCCAACCCGGAGATGCTTGCCTTCGTACAGAACTACACGGACATGGGATTCTTCTCCATCATCCTGTTCATGCTCATCGGTACGATACTGACGATGATTGTGCAAGCCTCCGCAGCCACCATGGCCATCACATTAATCATGTGTGCCAACGGGTGGATCAGTCTGGAACTGGGAGCGGCACTCGTATTGGGAGAAAACATCGGTACTACTATCACGGCCAATCTTGCCGCACTTACAGCCAACACACAGGCTAAGCGGGCAGCATTGGCCCATTTTGTTTTCAATGTGTTCGGCGTGATGTGGGTGTTGATTGTCTTCCATCCTTTCATGGAACTGGTGAACTGGGTAGTGGATTCTTTCTTCCCGAGCAATAATCCGGAAGTGGCCATCTCCTACAAACTGTCGGCGTTCCACTCCATCTTCAACATCTGCAACGTTTGCATACTGATATGGGCTGTGAAACTGATCGAGCGTACCGTATGCGCTTTAATCCATCCGAAAGAGGAAGACGAAGAACCCCGCCTGCGATTTATCACCGGCGGTATGCTTTCCACTGCCGAACTTTCCATCCTTCAGGCACGGAAGGAGATCCATCTTTTCGCGGAACGTACGCACCGGATGTTCGGCATGGTACAGGACCTGCTGCATACGGAAAAGGATGACGATTTCAATAAGCTGTTCAGCCGGATAGAGAAATATGAAAACATCAGCGACAATATGGAGCTTGAAATAGCCAACTACCTGAATCAGGTATCCGAAGGCCGTTTGAGTTCGGAGAGTAAGCTGCAGATACGTGCCATGTTGCGCGAAGTGACAGAAATCGAAAGCATCGGCGACAGCTGCTATAACCTGGCACGTACGATCAACCGGAAACGCCAGACCAACCTGGACTTCATCGAGAAACAATATGAACACATCCACTTCATGATGAAGCTGACGAACGATGCGCTTACTCAAATGATTGCGGTGGTAGAGAAAACGGAACATCAGAGCATCGATATCAATAAGTCGTTCAATCTGGAAAACGAAATCAACAACTACCGCAACCAATTGAAGAATCAGAATATCCTGGATGTGAACAACAAGGAGTATGATTATCAAATGGGGGTTTACTACATGGATATCATTGCCGAATGTGAGAAGCTGGGCGATTATGTGGTGAATGTAGTGGAAGCCAGCAGTGATGTGAAAGAGAAAAAAGTTTCTTAA
- the rd gene encoding rubredoxin, giving the protein MKKYICTVCEYIYDPEQGDPESGIEPGTAFEDIPDDWTCPLCGVGKEDFEPYEG; this is encoded by the coding sequence ATGAAAAAGTACATTTGCACGGTATGTGAGTATATCTATGATCCCGAACAAGGAGATCCGGAAAGTGGTATTGAACCGGGAACTGCATTTGAAGATATTCCCGATGATTGGACTTGCCCGTTATGTGGGGTAGGAAAAGAGGACTTTGAACCGTACGAAGGATAA
- a CDS encoding calcium-translocating P-type ATPase, PMCA-type, translating into MSTHKNDCYHLGLTDNEVLQSREKHGINLLTPPKRPSLWKLYLEKFEDPVVRVLLVAAIFSFIISIIENEYAETIGIIAAILLATGIGFFFEYDAGKKFDLLNAVNEETLVKVIRNGHVQEIPRKDIVVGDIVMLETGEEIPADGELLEAVSLQVNESNLTGEPVINKTTVETDFDGEATYASNRVMRGTTVVDGHGTMRVLHVGDATEIGKVARQSTEENLEPTPLNIQLTRLANLIGKIGFTVAGLAFLIFFVKDVLLFFDFGSLNGWHEWLPVLERTLKYFMMAVTLIVVAVPEGLPMSVTLSLALNMRRMLSTNNLVRKMHACETMGAITVICTDKTGTLTQNLMQVYEPNFYGIPHGSDLSDDDISALIAEGISVNSTAFLEEPADGEKPKGVGNPTEVALLLWLDKQGRDYLQLREQAHVLDQLTFSTERKFMATHVESPLIGKKILYIKGAPEIVLSKCKEVILDGQRVDAAEYRSTVEAQLSAYQNMAMRTLGFAFKIVGENESDDCTELVAANDLCFLGVVAISDPIRPDVPAAVAKCQSAGIGIKIVTGDTPGTATEIARQIGLWNPETDTERNRITGVAFAELSDEEALDRVMDLKIMSRARPTDKQRLVQLLQQKGAVVAVTGDGTNDAPALNHAQVGLSMGTGTSVAKEASDITLLDDSFNSIGTAVMWGRSLYKNIQRFILFQLTINFVALLIVLLGSLIGTELPLTVTQMLWVNLIMDTFAALALASIPPSETVMLEKPRRSTDFIISRAMKSCIIGVGSIFLVLLLGMIYYFDHSTQGMTVRNLTIFFTFFVMLQFWNLFNARVFGTTDSAFKGLSQSYGMELIVLAILGGQFLIVQFGGAVFRTEPLDWQTWLFIIGTSSTVLWVGEVIRLVRRVIQKKSRNGK; encoded by the coding sequence ATGAGTACCCATAAAAACGACTGTTATCACTTAGGACTGACGGATAACGAAGTCCTGCAAAGCAGGGAGAAACATGGCATCAACCTGTTGACGCCCCCCAAGCGCCCTTCTCTCTGGAAGCTCTATCTGGAAAAATTTGAAGACCCGGTTGTGCGTGTATTATTGGTGGCGGCCATCTTCTCGTTCATCATTTCCATCATCGAGAACGAATATGCCGAAACAATCGGAATCATAGCCGCTATCTTACTGGCCACCGGAATCGGTTTCTTTTTCGAATATGATGCCGGCAAGAAATTCGACTTGCTCAATGCAGTCAACGAAGAGACATTGGTAAAAGTGATCCGGAACGGACATGTACAGGAAATCCCCCGCAAAGACATCGTGGTAGGTGACATTGTGATGCTGGAGACGGGTGAGGAGATTCCCGCTGACGGTGAGTTGCTCGAAGCTGTCTCCCTGCAAGTAAACGAGTCCAACCTGACGGGAGAGCCCGTGATCAATAAAACCACGGTAGAAACGGATTTTGATGGAGAGGCGACGTATGCCTCTAACCGGGTGATGCGTGGCACTACCGTAGTCGACGGGCATGGAACCATGCGTGTGCTACACGTGGGTGATGCCACTGAAATCGGGAAAGTGGCCCGCCAGAGCACGGAGGAGAATCTCGAGCCCACCCCGCTGAACATACAGCTGACCCGACTGGCAAACCTGATCGGAAAGATCGGGTTTACCGTTGCCGGTCTTGCTTTCCTTATATTCTTTGTCAAGGATGTATTACTCTTCTTTGATTTCGGTTCGCTCAACGGATGGCACGAGTGGCTTCCGGTTCTCGAACGGACACTGAAATATTTCATGATGGCAGTCACACTGATTGTAGTGGCCGTGCCCGAAGGATTGCCCATGAGCGTCACTCTGAGCCTGGCATTGAACATGCGCCGCATGCTTTCCACCAACAACTTGGTGCGGAAGATGCACGCCTGCGAAACCATGGGAGCCATCACCGTGATTTGTACGGATAAAACCGGCACGCTGACGCAAAATCTGATGCAGGTGTACGAGCCCAATTTCTATGGTATCCCCCATGGCAGCGACTTGTCTGATGATGACATCAGCGCACTGATCGCAGAGGGCATCAGTGTCAACTCAACAGCTTTCCTGGAAGAGCCGGCCGACGGAGAGAAGCCCAAAGGCGTAGGAAACCCGACCGAAGTGGCTTTATTGCTCTGGCTTGACAAACAGGGAAGAGACTACCTGCAACTCCGCGAGCAGGCACACGTCCTCGATCAACTCACCTTCTCCACCGAGCGGAAATTCATGGCAACTCATGTCGAGTCTCCCCTCATCGGCAAGAAGATACTTTATATCAAAGGAGCTCCCGAAATCGTTTTGAGCAAGTGCAAAGAGGTGATTCTGGACGGACAACGGGTGGATGCCGCAGAATATCGGTCTACAGTGGAAGCACAACTGTCGGCTTATCAGAATATGGCCATGCGTACACTGGGATTTGCCTTCAAGATCGTTGGAGAGAATGAGTCGGACGATTGCACGGAACTGGTGGCGGCCAACGACCTGTGTTTCTTGGGAGTGGTTGCCATCTCCGACCCGATTCGTCCGGACGTACCTGCTGCGGTTGCGAAATGTCAGTCGGCAGGCATCGGCATCAAGATCGTGACCGGTGACACTCCGGGCACTGCCACGGAAATCGCACGTCAGATCGGCCTTTGGAACCCCGAAACCGATACGGAACGAAACCGGATCACCGGTGTTGCATTTGCCGAATTGAGTGACGAGGAGGCATTGGACAGGGTAATGGACCTCAAAATCATGTCGCGCGCCCGCCCGACAGACAAACAGCGTCTGGTACAGTTGCTCCAACAGAAAGGAGCAGTCGTAGCCGTGACCGGCGACGGGACGAACGATGCCCCGGCGCTGAATCATGCCCAAGTAGGCCTGTCGATGGGCACGGGTACTTCCGTAGCCAAAGAGGCCAGTGATATTACATTGCTCGACGACTCTTTCAACAGTATCGGAACCGCCGTTATGTGGGGACGTTCACTGTATAAGAATATCCAGCGTTTCATTCTCTTCCAGCTGACGATCAACTTTGTGGCATTGCTTATCGTTCTGTTAGGCTCCCTCATCGGTACGGAACTTCCGCTGACCGTCACGCAGATGTTATGGGTGAACCTGATCATGGATACTTTTGCCGCTCTGGCTCTTGCCTCCATCCCACCCAGCGAAACCGTCATGCTTGAGAAACCGCGCCGCAGCACCGATTTTATCATCAGCAGGGCCATGAAATCCTGTATCATAGGTGTGGGTTCCATCTTCCTCGTCCTACTGCTCGGGATGATTTATTATTTCGACCACAGCACACAAGGAATGACTGTGCGCAACCTGACCATTTTCTTCACCTTCTTTGTCATGCTGCAATTCTGGAATCTGTTCAATGCCCGTGTATTCGGCACTACCGATTCGGCGTTCAAGGGGCTTTCCCAATCGTATGGGATGGAACTGATTGTACTGGCCATTCTCGGCGGACAGTTCCTCATCGTACAATTCGGTGGAGCTGTATTCCGTACCGAACCGCTCGACTGGCAAACGTGGCTTTTCATCATAGGCACTTCGTCCACGGTGTTATGGGTGGGAGAAGTGATCCGCCTTGTCCGACGTGTTATTCAGAAAAAAAGCAGAAATGGAAAATAA